A stretch of the Lolium perenne isolate Kyuss_39 chromosome 3, Kyuss_2.0, whole genome shotgun sequence genome encodes the following:
- the LOC127339552 gene encoding methyl-CpG-binding domain-containing protein 4-like — protein sequence MILGGVELQGRGLLDACRMVELSSVMVTSTADPADIEYDSSRISVVDKPPPQTERLVIMRGDLAKMDIHHILPDGKHAKRTADMQDFLDKSPEYKDSLSVEIFSFTAAKIDEENVSNDPVWRTKKDGTKNASRSKN from the exons ATGATTCTCGGCGGCGTGGAGCTGCAGGGTCGTGGACTGCTGGacgcgtgcaggatggtggagctgtcTAGCGTCATGGTGACATCAACGGCAG ACCCTGCAGACATTGAGTACGACAGCAGCCGCATTTCGGTTGTGGACAAGCCTCCACCCCAGACTGAGAGGCTGGTGATCATGAGAGGTGATCTTGCAAAAATGGATATTCACCATATCCTGCCAGATGGGAAGCATGCAAAGCGCACAGCGGATATGCAGGACTTTCTCGACAAGAGTCCAGAGTACAAAGATAGCTTATCAGTGGAAATCTTCAGTTTTACAGCAGCCAAGATTGATGAGGAGAATGTTTCGAATGACCCTGTGTGGAGAACTAAAAAGGATGGCACGAAAAATGCTTCAAGGAGCAAGAACTAG